From the Marivivens sp. LCG002 genome, the window CTTGGGATGGGATACCGGACTTACCCTCGCTTGGACGGTTCCGATTGCGGGCTTCGGGCAATTTGCCTTGGTCTGGATGGCAGCGAAACGTGCAGGGTTCACCATCGTCCCCAAGCGCCCGAGACTGACGCCCGATCTCAAGCGGCTTGCCATCATCGCAGCCCCCGCAGCGCTCGCCGGAGGCGTGGTGCAGATCAATCTTCTGGTCGGCCGTCAGGTTTCAAGCTTTTTCGACGGGGCGGTGGCGTGGCTGTCCTATGCCGACCGACTCTATCAACTTCCTTTGGGGGTTGTCGGCATTGCCGTCGGTGTCGTGCTTTTGCCCGAACTTTCCCGAAGATTGCGCGCAGGCGATACCGTTGGGGGGCGCGACGCCTTTAACCGTGCAACCGAATTCAGTCTGATGCTCACCGTGCCTGCCGCTGCGGCCCTCGTGGCGATCCCCGTCCCGCTTGTCGAAACGCTGTTCGAGCGCGGGGCCTTCACGGACAAGGATACGCTCAACACCGCACTGGCTGTCGCGGTCTATGGACTTGGGCTTCCGGCATTCGTGCTCCAAAAATCGCTCCAGCCGCTGTTCTTTGCCCGCGAAGATACCAAGCGCCCGTTTTACGCGGCCCTGTTCTCGATGGTGGTCAATGCGGGTCTTGCCATCGGGCTGAGTGCCCAGATCGGCTTTATCGCCGCCGCCGTCGGCACCACGCTATCGGGCTGGGCGACGGTCGTCGTGCTTTGGGTCTGGAGCCGTGGTTATGGCGACGCCGCAACCTTCGACACACGCCTGAAGAAGCGCGCATGGCGCATCCTTCTAAGCTCGGTCTTTATGGGAATGATCCTCTGGATCTGTTCCGACATCCTTCACATGTTCTTCGAGATGATGGGGCTCAAAGAACTCGCGCTTTTGCTTTTGATCTTCCTCGGGTTCCTGAGCTACTTCGGCATCGGCCAAACCATCGGCGCGTTCCAGCTGAGCGAGATCAAAGGCTTTGTCCGTCGCCGTCAGCGCTGACGCAAGCGGGCCACGAAGGTGGCCCAGCCCCCCGGCCCGAGGATCGGGGAAAGCACCAAGCCCGTCACAAAACCCGAAAGGCTTGCGATCCCGAAATAGATCATGATAGCCGAAGGGTCGGCCTCAAAGAACCCGAAGGCCGTGAGAAGCTTGAGGATCAACCCCCAAACGATCTGGATCAACACAACAAAGGTGATGAGGCCAAAAGCCTTCCACTTGTTGTTTCCCGAATGCTCGAGCTCGAGCCAGCGCAAATAGCTATAGGCACCGATAAGGCCATAAACCGCGGGGAACGATCCAAAGAGCGGCATGTTTTGTGGGGTCACGATCCCGAAGACGAGCCCCCCGACAATACCGGCGGCAACAAAGGTCATCAGAATGGAGAGCGGCTTCCAGCTCTCGCCGATGAACTTGCCAAGGGCCAAGAGCATCGCGCTCGCAAAGATCACGGGCACCCATCCTGCATTGATGAAGGAATAGCCGATGAGGCGGCGCGTCATGTAATAGGAGAGATCCCCAAGGCCGAAAATGCGATCGATCACAGCCGGCGAAACCGCGAATTGGTCGATCCAGTCGAGTCGCCAACCGACGGCGGTTGGACCACCGATAATGCCTGCGTTGCCCAGAGTGATGGCGATCTCGACCCCGACAATGATGAAAACCAGAACCAGAACGGGCACGGGAACCGAGTTAAACGGGCTTTCTTGCTGCACTTTGACCTCCGTCGACCGCCAATCTGTTGACGGTCCTTCCTCCCCTCGGTAAGCCGTTCTGACCTTAATATCCAGCCCCGGAGCGTTCCATGACCGAGACCAAATTCACACCACGCGTGTTTTCGGGTATCAAACCGTCCGGCGGCCTGACCCTCGGCAACTATCTCGGCGCGATCAAGCGCTTTGTCGACATGCAGGGCGGGCAGTTCGAGACGATCTATTGTGTGGTTGATCTCCACGCGATTACCGTCTGGCAGGACCCCAAGGAACTCGCCGATGCGACCCGCGAAGTGGCAGCAGGTTATCTTGCCTCGGGGATTGATCCTGAAAAATCCATCCTCTTCAATCAGGCACAGGTTTCGGGCCATGCCGAGCTTGGCTGGATTTTCAATTGCGTCGCGCGTGTGGGCTGGATGAACCGCATGACCCAGTTCAAGGACAAAGCAGGGTCAGGCAAAGACGCCGAGGCTGCCTCGCTCGGGCTTTACGCTTACCCGTCCCTGATGGCGGCCGACATTCTGCTTTATCACGCCACCCACGTTCCTGTCGGCGAGGACCAGAAGCAGCATGTCGAGCTGACCCGCGACATCGCGAAAAAGTTCAACCATGACTTCAAGGTGGACTTCTTCCCCGAAACGATCCCCGTGATCGAGGGCCCTGCGATGCGGGTCATGAACCTTCGCGACGGCACCAAAAAGATGTCCAAATCGGGCGAGTCCGATATGGAACGCATCAATATGACCGACGATGCGGACACGATCTCGAAAAAGTTCAAAAAAGCTAAGACCGACCCAGAGCCGCTTCCCGAAACGCTCGACGGTCTTGCCGAACGTCCCGAAGCCCGCAACCTCGTCAACATTTATGCCGCGTTG encodes:
- the murJ gene encoding murein biosynthesis integral membrane protein MurJ; this translates as MKPARLVNGFMTVGLWTLVSRVMGFARDMMIAAYLGTGPIAEAFLIAFSLPNMFRRFFAEGAFNMAFVPMFSKRLESGDDPNGFARDAFTGLATVLIGFTVVAMLFMPALVLLMASGFAGDERFELSVLFGRIAFPYILFISLAALLSGVLNSAGRFVAAAAAPVLLNLFFISALVIGDLLGWDTGLTLAWTVPIAGFGQFALVWMAAKRAGFTIVPKRPRLTPDLKRLAIIAAPAALAGGVVQINLLVGRQVSSFFDGAVAWLSYADRLYQLPLGVVGIAVGVVLLPELSRRLRAGDTVGGRDAFNRATEFSLMLTVPAAAALVAIPVPLVETLFERGAFTDKDTLNTALAVAVYGLGLPAFVLQKSLQPLFFAREDTKRPFYAALFSMVVNAGLAIGLSAQIGFIAAAVGTTLSGWATVVVLWVWSRGYGDAATFDTRLKKRAWRILLSSVFMGMILWICSDILHMFFEMMGLKELALLLLIFLGFLSYFGIGQTIGAFQLSEIKGFVRRRQR
- a CDS encoding rhomboid family intramembrane serine protease; translation: MQQESPFNSVPVPVLVLVFIIVGVEIAITLGNAGIIGGPTAVGWRLDWIDQFAVSPAVIDRIFGLGDLSYYMTRRLIGYSFINAGWVPVIFASAMLLALGKFIGESWKPLSILMTFVAAGIVGGLVFGIVTPQNMPLFGSFPAVYGLIGAYSYLRWLELEHSGNNKWKAFGLITFVVLIQIVWGLILKLLTAFGFFEADPSAIMIYFGIASLSGFVTGLVLSPILGPGGWATFVARLRQR
- the trpS gene encoding tryptophan--tRNA ligase encodes the protein MTETKFTPRVFSGIKPSGGLTLGNYLGAIKRFVDMQGGQFETIYCVVDLHAITVWQDPKELADATREVAAGYLASGIDPEKSILFNQAQVSGHAELGWIFNCVARVGWMNRMTQFKDKAGSGKDAEAASLGLYAYPSLMAADILLYHATHVPVGEDQKQHVELTRDIAKKFNHDFKVDFFPETIPVIEGPAMRVMNLRDGTKKMSKSGESDMERINMTDDADTISKKFKKAKTDPEPLPETLDGLAERPEARNLVNIYAALNDMTNEQVIAEYAGAGWGKFKPALADLAVEKLAPISGEMARMMQDRAEIDRILSRGADRAREIAEPILKQTYEIVGLLR